The Terriglobia bacterium sequence GAAGGTTCGATTCCTCCACGAAATCGCGGTCCACCAAAACCAGGTTGCCCATGCCCGCCCGGGCGCACAATTCAGCCGACACCGTTCCCAGGGCACCCAGGCCGAGAATGAGGACTCGCGAGCGCGAAAGACGTTCCTGTCCCTCATGGCCAATCGGCTCGAAGAGAATTTGCCTGGAATAGCGGTTCAATTCAGACATGTTATTCGTCCAACAACATCAGGGAGAACCCGACGAAAAAGCCCGGGCATTCTCTCCCACTCCGCGCGTGGCTGGCAGAAAATAACGGCCGACGAGATTAGAACGAAAACACGATCCCCTTCCCTTTGCGGGCCGAGAATTTTTGTTGTACGAAAGAATAGAGCCGGGCCGGGCGATGGACACCGGCCATGCGCCGCTCCGAGCATCCGCTCAGGATATCCAGCTGAGTCAGCTTCTTTCGGAAGTTACGCTTGTCGATCTTTCGACCCAGGATGATCTCGTAGACTCGCTGCAGTTCCGTCAGGGTAAATTTTTCAGGCAGCAACTGAAATCCAATATTGGAGTATCCCAGTTTATTTCTCAGCCGGTCCAGCGCGCAGAGAAGGATCTCGCGGTGGTCGAATGCGAGGCGAGGCAACCGTCGCACAGAAAACCAGCGGGCCTCCCGGGCATCGTCGGAGGCGTGGACCTCGGCGAGACTCGCGCAGATCAGAGAGAAATAAGCAACGGTGATCACCCGCGTCCGGGGATCGCGGCCAGGCGCTCCAAAAGTGTAGAGCTGCTCAAGATAAACTCCGGAGACGTTGGTTTCTTCTTTCAATTCACGGAGGGCCGCTTCTTCCAGCGATTCCCGGGGGCCGACAAAACCACCCGGAATCGCCCATCGCCCTTGAAAGGGAGGGTTCTTTCGCTGGATCAGAAGGACCTTGAGATGGCCCCTGATCACGGTAAAGAGCACCACGTCGACAGTCACCGCCGGTCGAGGGTATTTTCTGTTTTTCTGTTCCATAGTAGGGCGTAACAGGAGAAGGGGGACGTCGACATGGCCTCAAGCCCGGGCCGTCAAGCCGAGGGTCCCCAGTGCGTTCAAAATGTAGTCCGTCGTCACCAACTCAGCTCCACACGTGTGCATCGCCTCAAGCGCGGCTGCCCCGCTCTGGGGGGCGACCGCCGCCACTGCATCCTCCACCAGGAGCACTGCCTGGCCACGCTTCAGCAACCCCAGCACGGCGGCCTTGACGCAATAATCGGTGGCCACGCCGTAGACGACAAACTTGCGGCCCTTCATTTTTGCAATCAGCCCATCAGCGCAAGGGTTCGAAAAGATATCAAATTTCCGCTTCTCGAGAATGATCTGGTCCGCATCGGCTTGCTGTACCGCCTTCCACGCCGATGGCGCATCACTGACGATCAGCGGCTTTCTGCCCGTAGTCTCTGCGATCTTCCTTTGCCCGGGGGTTCCCGCCACGCAATGCGGAGGAAACTGCTCAAATTCCGGATCGTCGGGCGTATGCGCATCGACCGACGAGAACAGCGGGATGCCGCGTTGTATTGCCACCTCGGTGAGATGCTTGAGATTGGGGATCCGGATTTCGGCCGCGGGAACATAAAGTTGCCCGTCGGGCATCATGAAATCGTATTGTGTATCGATGTCCACAAAGGCCCAATCATTGTTCATAGCGATGGATCTCCCTTCAAATCGATGGTCTGCGACAAAGCCGCCGAGAGTTTCTTCTCAGCCGCTGTGTCTTCCGAAGTCCCACCTGAATTCAGATGCTTCATCTTCTGAAAGAGTCCCTCGAGGGCCTGACTCTTGGTCACTGGATAAGTGTCCGGATTTTCAAAAGTTGCGTAACGCTCCTGGAGCCTGGAGAAATTCAGGGCGGCACGCTCACGGGCAGCACGCAGTGAGGGGAGTGGTGCCAAACGCTGTCCTTCAGCCATGACGCGTTCGAGGAGAGGGACGCCTTGAGTGGGTTCGTCTTCTCGAGCAATGACATCGTGGTCCAACTCCTCTCGCGCATTCATAAACCGAAAAACCTGCTTCTTTCCGGGATAGGTGGCCTTCTGAGCACTGAGCTTCATGCGATATCGGGGGGAGTTTCCCACGGTTTGTTCCACCAGCTTATAAACACCGCCCAGCGCCGCGGCATCGTGAGAGGTGGCGAGTTCCGTGCCGACGCCGAAAACATCGATCGGGGCGCCGTGCTGCACCAGATCGCGAATCTTGTATTCATTAAGGTCGCCCGAGGCCAAGATTTGGACTCCGCTCAACCCAGCGTCATCAAGAATCCTGCGCACCTGCTGGCTCGTCTTCAACAGGTCACCACTGTCGATGCGGACCCCTTTGACCCTTTGGCCCATGCGGGCAGCCTTCCTCGCGCCTTCCACCGTATCGTAGGTATCAATGAGCAACAGGGCGGAATCGGGGAACGCACGGCAATACTTCTCAAAGGCTTCTTCTTCGTCTTCGAAAGTCATCGTCCAGGAGTGGGCTGCGGTGCCGAAAATCGGGATCCCCATCTGGAAACCCGCGTAAACGTTGGAGGTGCCCAGGCAACCACCGAGGTAGGCCGCCCGCGCAGCCAGCACCCCGGCTTCCGGCCCGTGCGCACGGCGAGTTCCGAATTCAATCACGCCTCGCCCTGCCGCGGCGGCAACGACTCGAGTTGCCTTCGTTGCAATCATCGTTTGGAAGTTGATCATGGAGAGGAGATAGGTCTCGACTATCTGCGCTTCGGGCATGGCCCAAAGATCACCCCTGAACCTGAAGTGTTTCAAGTAATCAAAGAAAGCTTCCCTGACATGGGCGAAGGTGGGATGAGAACGAAGGAAATCAATCTCCTCGCTTTGGAACCGGAAAGTCTCCAAGTAATCCACGGCCTGCTCGAGTCCCGCAGCAACCAGGTACGATCGATGCTCCGGCAGATCCCTCACGAAGAGCTCGAACGTGGACGGGTAATTGACCCCGTTTTCAAAATACCCCGCGGCCATGGTCAGCTCATATAAATCCACCAGCAAAGCCTGATGGCCAGAGGTCCCGGTCCCCATCTTCAATTCCTTTCAGCACGACGGCCTCGCCCGAAGTGCCGGACATTCATCGCCTGCTTCCCCGCTCAGGCAGAACCACCCTCATAAGTGTATTCTTTACACTAACTCCTTGGAATGCTAGTCGGTTCATGCCAGCGAGTCAACAGGTTTTCTCGGAAGGAAGGGGCGTTCGTCTTGTTCCTTGGTCGAATTTCTTTCGAGCACATCCCATAGGGGTCGATGGATCAGGAGCAGGGTGGCGCATACTCCGATCGATCGGTAGGTGCGGCCTTCTGAGGGAGACTCCTGTTTATGAGGCTGGAGAGTGCCTAAATTCTTCAGCGCACACATCGCAAGGAAACACGATGTGTGCCCCACCCGGGCATAAGGTTCAAGGACTGAGGGACCGATGGGATCATTCTCGGGCCGGTTATGGTTCAGTGGCCGCTTCAGGATGACTTGAAAAAATCTCTTTCCCGCTTTTTACTTCCCAAACATTGAAGCTATTGTCGTCGCTGGCGGAGAAAAGACGGCGTCCATCCGCACTGAAAGCAACCGTCAGCACCGTTCCGGTGTGGCCTTTCAGGGTGTAGAGCTCGCGGCCGCTCGCCACCTCCGAGACCCGGACGGGATCGTCGCCACTCGCGGAAGCCACCCAGCGCCCGTCGGAGCTAAAGGCGATGGCTCGAATCGCGTCCGTGTATCCGGTCAAGGCCCGCAGTTCTTGTCCGCTGGCGGCATCCCACACTTTGGCCGTCTTGTCGAGGCTCGCAGAGACCAGCCACCGGCCATCGGGACTGAACGCTAACCCAAAAATGTACCGGGGGTGTCCCGCGAGACGACGCAGTTCTCTTCCAGTGACGGCGTCCCAGAGGCGGATTGAATGATCCGCCCCCAGGGAGGCTAACGATCGCCCGTCCGGGGTAAAGACAACGCCATGGACCCAACCGGCCTGACTTGAGATGGAAAGAATCAGACGCCCGCTCTCCACCTCCCAAATTTTGATGGTCCTGTCTGCACCCGCCGAAGCGAGCCAGCGTCCATCCGGACTGAAGGTCACCGAATCCACGTAATTTGTGTGTCCCGAAAGGGTTCGCGTGAGGCGGCCGTCGCTCACCGCCCAGAGCCTGATTGTATGGTCCTCACTGCCGCTGGCCAACAGCCGGCCATCCGGGCTGAAGGCCACCGTACCGATATGATCGGTGTGTCCGGAAAGGACAAGCAATTGCCGACCGGAGGTTACCTCCCGGACTCTGACTTTCATATCATCGGTGGCACAGGCCAACAAGCGCCGGTCGGCACTAAACGCCGCGGCCCGGACCGTATTGGGATTCTCGAATCTGATCTCACTACGTGACGGAGATTGCGGGGGATTCTGGGCGGCGATGCAGCCGCCCGCGAAGCATGCCACCAGCCCAATCGACACCCGGAACACTTCCCCACCAAGGGCTGTCAAGGAACGACGGTGTCGAAGGTCGGCGATGCTACTCCAATTGAACCCCATGCAATACCTACCTGGACCAAGCCGGCATTCGGTCGCGGGTTTGAAATTAGGGCAGCGCCTCTTGATGCAATGAAGGACGCGCGCAGTATACTCTCGCGGGATACCGCAGGCAAGATGTGCAGGGACCTCCAACCGCCACACTATTTGCTGGTCTCCAGCCTCCGAGTCCCGCTTTGCCCCCAATGTCTCAACCTCACAGGGAGTCGGTGCTCTTGCGGGTTGGCTTGACACCCAGGAATCTCCTTGAAATCACCCCGATGAAGATCTACACTTTTTTGTGTCAGGAGACCCCCAGTGTCGGCTCGTCAGTTCAACAACGACCGCTTAGCATTGGGAGGCTCTTCGTCAGTTTTTCAATAGTCGCGATTGACGATTTGCGTTGCCCGAAGCCATTTTCCAAGTCTGGGATTTGACGGTGAGGACCGGCAACCTCTTCTCCCTGACGTTATGCGAGGAGAACTCATAGGGTCACACCTCCGCTTCTGCAGTCCAGAGTGGAGTGGACAGTAGTGGTCGATTGTGAAATCGCATTAACCAACTTTGGAAATCATAAAAGACATAGAAAATGAAGAACGTGGCAGGATGACTCTGCAGATCCTGCTCGTCATAGGGTAAGGTGATCTCGGTCCAGGAGAGGAAGTGCATAATCTGCACGTGCACTTGGAGCGATCAAGAAGCTATAGCCTACTGGGTCGGTGACTTCCTAGTCGTTGGGCAGAATTGGGAAATTCAGTGAGGTTGTGCAATATGAAAGAAAAGCTTAGTCTCTTCCTGCTTTTGATTTCGGTTTTCTGGACAGTAGCGACAGCCGCACAAATTCAGCCTCCCGTTTTTAAGGTCGATCCCCCTTGCCCCCTGACGCGAGCCCGGCCAAGTCGCATTGGCACCAAGGAGGTGCTCGTCACGTACAATGTGAAGAGTCCCGATGCAAAGATTAAGCAGCCTCACAAGCTTACACTTGAGGTTGGCATTGATGACCGTCCGGGAGCAACCCGGAGCGTCCAGTTTCTGCCGAAGGAAAACGGTGTCTGGGAAGCTGTTCTTTCTCAGGGTGAGCAGGACTCCTGGTTGCATCTGATTTTCGAAGTGAAAGATCCAGTCACTGGAGAGGTCGATACAAACGGTGGTAAATACTGGGACCTTGTTCTTTGCCGGGATGAAGGCCAACCTCACTTTATGGGGGTTAAGATTCAAGCTCGAGGTTATACCATGGGCGTAACATTTGAAAACGGCATTGCTCGCCCGCCTGATCTCGCTAACGCAGTAGCCTTGCTCGAAAATGGATTGAAAACGAAAGAATGGAAAGACCGATTCAGACTATTGTTTGATTACTGGTACTACAAGATCCAACGCGACGGGAGTACGGACGCAGCGTGGAAACAGTTGGCCAGCGAAATCAACCGGTTCGTTGATGAACAGAGAACCGATAGGGACGCCATTTTCGGCGCCTCGGAATTTGTAGTGTCTCAAGCGGAGCGCCTTCCGGCTGAGTTGCTCTCCAAGATGATGAACCTTTTGCGATCATTGGATCCTGCAGCGGCGGAACATCAGGAATGCCTGATTGCATTTAACCGAATCTCGCATAAAAAGGACCTCTTCGAAAAGGCTGGAGAATTCAGGGGGTTTGCCAAAAGATGTCCGAACACCAATCTGGCAGATGAAGCACTGATCCAAAGCTTCCGAATCTTGCGTGACAGGAGAGATATATCTGCAGCCGAAGAGGTGATTCACCAGTGGATTGAGATGCGCCCGAAGGCTGACGCCTATGCAGGCCTGGCGGCTCTATACATTGAGAGCAATATTAAGCTCGACCAA is a genomic window containing:
- a CDS encoding nicotinate phosphoribosyltransferase, giving the protein MGTGTSGHQALLVDLYELTMAAGYFENGVNYPSTFELFVRDLPEHRSYLVAAGLEQAVDYLETFRFQSEEIDFLRSHPTFAHVREAFFDYLKHFRFRGDLWAMPEAQIVETYLLSMINFQTMIATKATRVVAAAAGRGVIEFGTRRAHGPEAGVLAARAAYLGGCLGTSNVYAGFQMGIPIFGTAAHSWTMTFEDEEEAFEKYCRAFPDSALLLIDTYDTVEGARKAARMGQRVKGVRIDSGDLLKTSQQVRRILDDAGLSGVQILASGDLNEYKIRDLVQHGAPIDVFGVGTELATSHDAAALGGVYKLVEQTVGNSPRYRMKLSAQKATYPGKKQVFRFMNAREELDHDVIAREDEPTQGVPLLERVMAEGQRLAPLPSLRAARERAALNFSRLQERYATFENPDTYPVTKSQALEGLFQKMKHLNSGGTSEDTAAEKKLSAALSQTIDLKGDPSL
- a CDS encoding WD40 repeat domain-containing protein — protein: MGFNWSSIADLRHRRSLTALGGEVFRVSIGLVACFAGGCIAAQNPPQSPSRSEIRFENPNTVRAAAFSADRRLLACATDDMKVRVREVTSGRQLLVLSGHTDHIGTVAFSPDGRLLASGSEDHTIRLWAVSDGRLTRTLSGHTNYVDSVTFSPDGRWLASAGADRTIKIWEVESGRLILSISSQAGWVHGVVFTPDGRSLASLGADHSIRLWDAVTGRELRRLAGHPRYIFGLAFSPDGRWLVSASLDKTAKVWDAASGQELRALTGYTDAIRAIAFSSDGRWVASASGDDPVRVSEVASGRELYTLKGHTGTVLTVAFSADGRRLFSASDDNSFNVWEVKSGKEIFSSHPEAATEP
- a CDS encoding cysteine hydrolase; the protein is MNNDWAFVDIDTQYDFMMPDGQLYVPAAEIRIPNLKHLTEVAIQRGIPLFSSVDAHTPDDPEFEQFPPHCVAGTPGQRKIAETTGRKPLIVSDAPSAWKAVQQADADQIILEKRKFDIFSNPCADGLIAKMKGRKFVVYGVATDYCVKAAVLGLLKRGQAVLLVEDAVAAVAPQSGAAALEAMHTCGAELVTTDYILNALGTLGLTARA
- a CDS encoding NUDIX hydrolase, which gives rise to MEQKNRKYPRPAVTVDVVLFTVIRGHLKVLLIQRKNPPFQGRWAIPGGFVGPRESLEEAALRELKEETNVSGVYLEQLYTFGAPGRDPRTRVITVAYFSLICASLAEVHASDDAREARWFSVRRLPRLAFDHREILLCALDRLRNKLGYSNIGFQLLPEKFTLTELQRVYEIILGRKIDKRNFRKKLTQLDILSGCSERRMAGVHRPARLYSFVQQKFSARKGKGIVFSF
- a CDS encoding redoxin domain-containing protein; the encoded protein is MKEKLSLFLLLISVFWTVATAAQIQPPVFKVDPPCPLTRARPSRIGTKEVLVTYNVKSPDAKIKQPHKLTLEVGIDDRPGATRSVQFLPKENGVWEAVLSQGEQDSWLHLIFEVKDPVTGEVDTNGGKYWDLVLCRDEGQPHFMGVKIQARGYTMGVTFENGIARPPDLANAVALLENGLKTKEWKDRFRLLFDYWYYKIQRDGSTDAAWKQLASEINRFVDEQRTDRDAIFGASEFVVSQAERLPAELLSKMMNLLRSLDPAAAEHQECLIAFNRISHKKDLFEKAGEFRGFAKRCPNTNLADEALIQSFRILRDRRDISAAEEVIHQWIEMRPKADAYAGLAALYIESNIKLDQALQLLNKAEELNRDHLPDKAPTMSYLILTRDAKRNEQKLSYWRSRAFMQQGRPELAFPLIEKAGGVAMDAGEYFLVGEVYEATGHTKQALDAYMASVGEPAPGRMERLERLKQLWTKEGYGTEADLQQRIESLGKDRFETKHYVPTVLDRPSPYFEFTTIKGEKLRSADWSGKTVVLNFWATWCVPCIPELSGFQTLQAKHPELLVAALMTDSDEEALKGIIRREKLETLRIAPAGKLGDALAAEGLPITYVIDHDRIRVMHVGALRQLIPTLEADLAALKKDPASTK